A region of Rhodospirillales bacterium DNA encodes the following proteins:
- a CDS encoding lipopolysaccharide biosynthesis protein — translation MSVPPSTTRSDGLTPRAVAARVWAWRHDAVLAKLYANVLKLFTGHVFSAIVGLGAIWFATAGLGLLAFGILVTTLSFTHLIGNALKFSTWEAVVKYGADDLAREDNDAFKRLIAFGTLLDLGTAVAALLVCAGLAWLILPVKDVTRDYLPFVLFMSLSAFFTVSATPVGILRLFDKFGIQAVTQPIGPGVRVALCAVCFWQGWDLWAFGAAYLASSAVDRAVTVWLGWRELAKRGLAPGWSHFLASKTAGHRGIWKFALSNNARISLAVVAKEADDLIVAAFLGATGVALWKIVKQVSSVLGVPAKLFVYSVFPQLARMWSAGDYRGFRSLVLRGGAVSTVGAVGVVVVYALWGPALLDLFFFRATQKDFVAAFEPGLLFLCSRVITMFASPFMPALTAMGRAYRNLKLAFIMTCVTVPVLILATWQFGLVGAAWSRIFTEALSCAVFGAVVMRAVDSRIRRAAAAPPA, via the coding sequence ATGTCCGTGCCTCCATCGACAACGCGATCCGACGGCCTGACGCCGCGCGCCGTCGCCGCGCGCGTGTGGGCGTGGCGGCATGACGCCGTGCTCGCGAAGCTCTACGCCAACGTGCTCAAGCTGTTCACCGGGCACGTCTTCAGCGCCATCGTGGGGCTGGGCGCGATCTGGTTCGCGACCGCCGGCCTGGGCCTCCTGGCCTTCGGCATCCTGGTCACGACCCTGAGCTTCACGCATCTCATCGGCAACGCGCTCAAGTTCTCGACCTGGGAGGCGGTGGTCAAGTACGGCGCCGACGATCTGGCGCGCGAGGACAACGACGCGTTCAAGCGGCTGATCGCGTTCGGCACCCTGCTCGACCTTGGAACGGCGGTCGCGGCGCTGCTGGTGTGCGCCGGGCTCGCGTGGCTGATCCTGCCGGTCAAGGACGTGACGCGCGACTACCTGCCGTTCGTGCTGTTCATGAGCCTGTCGGCGTTCTTCACGGTGAGCGCGACGCCGGTGGGCATCCTGCGGCTGTTCGACAAGTTCGGCATCCAGGCGGTGACCCAGCCGATCGGCCCCGGCGTCCGCGTCGCGCTCTGCGCGGTCTGCTTCTGGCAAGGCTGGGACCTGTGGGCGTTCGGCGCCGCCTACCTCGCGTCGTCGGCCGTCGACCGCGCGGTCACGGTGTGGCTGGGCTGGCGCGAGCTCGCCAAGCGCGGCCTGGCGCCGGGCTGGTCCCATTTCCTCGCCTCCAAGACGGCCGGCCACCGCGGCATCTGGAAGTTCGCGCTGTCCAACAACGCGCGCATCTCGCTGGCCGTCGTCGCCAAGGAGGCCGACGACCTCATCGTCGCGGCGTTCCTGGGGGCCACGGGCGTCGCGCTCTGGAAGATCGTCAAGCAGGTGTCGTCGGTGCTCGGCGTGCCCGCGAAGCTGTTCGTCTACTCCGTGTTCCCGCAGCTGGCCCGGATGTGGAGCGCCGGCGACTACCGCGGCTTCCGCAGCCTCGTGCTGCGCGGCGGCGCCGTCTCGACCGTCGGCGCCGTCGGCGTCGTGGTCGTCTACGCCCTGTGGGGGCCGGCGCTGCTCGACCTGTTCTTCTTCCGCGCCACGCAGAAGGACTTCGTGGCCGCGTTCGAGCCCGGCCTGCTGTTCCTGTGCTCGCGCGTGATCACGATGTTCGCCTCGCCGTTCATGCCGGCGCTGACCGCGATGGGCCGCGCCTACCGTAACCTGAAGCTGGCCTTCATCATGACCTGCGTCACGGTGCCGGTGCTGATCCTGGCGACGTGGCAGTTCGGCCTGGTCGGCGCCGCGTGGTCGCGGATATTCACGGAGGCGCTGAGCTGCGCCGTGTTCGGCGCGGTCGTGATGCGCGCCGTCGATTCGCGCATACGGCGCGCCGCCGCGGCGCCGCCCGCGTGA
- a CDS encoding class I SAM-dependent methyltransferase codes for MPRWSDWPARLLGLAAFEVPRRDQAKIDDEYGKVKWQACLDAWKRSGGTLDADQLREKHYLLDPAELRPGVYKGELVAAPAAQIMRWYDELLYEWMAGAVADCRTIVELGCGFGHVLWSLRRRFPGKAYRGGEFTASAVELADGLYAAHPDISVERVDFYDSRYAVIEKADGPVVVLTSQAQEQIPDSRSTLDTLARYKDKISAVFHIEPAYDLQPTDTLLGQMRRRYLEINDYNRNLFGEIQRRPDIVVRRMERDVIGWNPFNSLALVHWEFRR; via the coding sequence TTGCCGCGTTGGTCCGACTGGCCGGCCCGGCTGCTCGGGCTGGCGGCGTTCGAGGTCCCGCGGCGCGACCAGGCCAAGATCGACGACGAGTACGGCAAGGTGAAATGGCAGGCCTGCCTCGACGCGTGGAAGCGCTCCGGCGGCACGCTCGACGCCGACCAGCTCCGCGAGAAGCACTATCTGCTCGATCCGGCCGAGTTGCGTCCCGGTGTCTACAAGGGCGAGCTGGTCGCCGCGCCGGCGGCCCAGATCATGCGCTGGTACGACGAGCTGCTGTACGAGTGGATGGCCGGCGCGGTGGCCGATTGCCGCACCATCGTCGAGCTCGGCTGCGGATTCGGGCATGTGCTCTGGTCGCTGCGCCGCCGCTTTCCCGGGAAGGCCTACCGGGGTGGCGAGTTCACGGCGAGCGCGGTGGAGCTGGCGGACGGCCTGTACGCGGCGCATCCCGACATCTCGGTCGAGCGCGTCGATTTCTACGACAGCCGCTACGCGGTGATCGAGAAGGCCGACGGGCCGGTCGTCGTGCTGACCAGCCAGGCCCAGGAGCAGATCCCCGATTCGCGGAGCACGCTCGACACGCTGGCGCGCTACAAGGACAAGATATCGGCGGTGTTCCACATCGAGCCCGCCTACGATCTGCAGCCGACCGACACGCTGCTGGGCCAGATGCGGCGGCGCTATCTCGAGATCAACGACTACAACAGGAACCTGTTCGGCGAGATCCAGCGCCGGCCCGACATCGTCGTGCGGCGGATGGAGCGCGACGTGATCGGGTGGAATCCGTTCAACTCCCTGGCGCTGGTGCACTGGGAGTTCCGCCGCTGA
- a CDS encoding class I SAM-dependent methyltransferase, whose protein sequence is MNTGQQDDTRRYFHDFAEDWRRKGSGEIAARVNIIAQRNQVALDTLAGLKAPRRVLDIGCGTGDLALDVARRGVEAVGIDFAADMIRICEEARAAAGLGNARFEHVSMFDFDPRGAKFDLISAQGLIEYISSEQLDALCRKVLDMLAPGGAFVVGSRNRLFNVVSLNAFTAVERELGNLDDLSREAQACATASGQAEAIAAMEGIARTYPQPDRHPTTGVAVSVRYQYSPGELAARLRRFGFAPRALAGAHYHGLPPAVAGEWPALHAVLADTVYRERRDDVRLLPFCSTFVLDARRPA, encoded by the coding sequence ATGAACACCGGCCAGCAGGACGATACCCGTCGCTACTTCCACGATTTCGCCGAGGATTGGCGGCGCAAGGGGTCGGGCGAGATCGCGGCGCGGGTCAACATCATCGCCCAGCGCAACCAAGTGGCGCTCGACACGCTGGCCGGCCTCAAGGCGCCGCGGCGGGTGCTCGACATCGGCTGCGGGACCGGCGATCTGGCGCTGGACGTCGCGCGTCGCGGCGTCGAGGCCGTCGGGATCGATTTCGCCGCCGACATGATCCGGATCTGCGAGGAGGCGCGCGCCGCCGCCGGCCTCGGCAACGCGCGCTTCGAGCACGTATCGATGTTCGACTTCGATCCGCGCGGCGCGAAATTCGACCTGATCAGCGCCCAGGGGTTGATCGAGTACATCTCGTCGGAGCAGCTCGACGCGCTGTGCCGGAAGGTCCTCGACATGCTGGCGCCGGGCGGCGCCTTCGTCGTCGGCTCGCGCAACCGGCTGTTCAACGTGGTGTCGCTCAACGCGTTCACGGCCGTCGAGCGGGAGCTCGGCAACCTCGACGACCTCTCGCGCGAGGCGCAGGCGTGCGCCACGGCGTCCGGCCAGGCGGAAGCGATCGCGGCGATGGAGGGCATCGCGCGGACCTATCCGCAACCGGACCGCCATCCGACGACCGGCGTCGCCGTGTCGGTGCGCTACCAGTACAGCCCCGGCGAGCTGGCCGCGCGGCTGCGGCGGTTCGGCTTCGCGCCCCGGGCGCTGGCCGGCGCGCACTACCACGGCCTGCCGCCGGCCGTCGCCGGCGAGTGGCCGGCGCTGCACGCCGTGCTCGCGGACACGGTGTACCGCGAGCGGCGCGACGACGTGCGGCTCCTGCCGTTCTGCTCGACCTTCGTGCTCGACGCGCGTCGGCCGGCGTGA
- a CDS encoding polysaccharide deacetylase family protein, whose protein sequence is MSTALTVVNYHYVHTPVRGPFGRLVGRSYEDFHGQLDHIQRNFTVVGPDRLLDALAGRRPLPAKACALTFDDGYRVHHSVAFQALRARGLSGFFFPPALSALEPVVLDVHKIHFALASSTPHADMAAELRDWIDAEAGVRALEPADAYWKTYATPSRWDPPATMFIKRVLQKGLPEAARDAAVDWLFRRFAGHVEAELSRAFYMSPAELSEMIAAGMYVGCHGYAHRWLDTLSDADRREELDRSLAFLSGIGAPTDRWLMCYPYGGFNAPLLDALRPLGCVGGFTTRVATADLATDDPLLLPRLDTNDLPLRAAA, encoded by the coding sequence ATGAGCACGGCGCTGACGGTCGTCAACTACCACTACGTGCACACGCCCGTGCGCGGGCCGTTCGGCCGCCTCGTCGGTCGCTCGTATGAGGATTTCCACGGCCAGCTCGACCATATCCAGCGCAACTTCACGGTGGTCGGCCCCGACCGCCTGCTCGACGCGCTTGCCGGTCGCCGGCCGTTGCCGGCGAAGGCCTGCGCGCTGACCTTCGATGACGGCTACCGCGTCCACCACTCCGTCGCGTTCCAGGCGCTGCGGGCGCGCGGCCTGTCGGGATTCTTCTTCCCACCCGCGCTTTCCGCCCTCGAGCCGGTCGTGCTCGACGTGCACAAGATCCACTTCGCGCTCGCCTCGTCGACGCCGCACGCCGACATGGCGGCGGAACTGCGCGACTGGATCGACGCCGAGGCCGGCGTCCGGGCGCTGGAACCGGCCGACGCCTACTGGAAGACCTACGCGACGCCGTCGCGCTGGGACCCGCCGGCGACCATGTTCATCAAACGCGTGCTGCAGAAGGGGCTTCCGGAGGCGGCCCGCGACGCCGCCGTCGACTGGCTGTTCCGCCGCTTCGCGGGACACGTCGAGGCCGAGCTGTCGCGGGCGTTCTACATGAGCCCGGCCGAGCTCTCCGAGATGATCGCCGCCGGCATGTATGTCGGCTGCCATGGTTACGCGCACCGCTGGCTCGACACGCTGTCGGACGCCGACCGGCGCGAGGAGCTCGACCGCTCGCTGGCGTTCCTCTCGGGGATCGGCGCGCCCACCGACCGGTGGTTGATGTGCTACCCGTACGGCGGATTCAACGCGCCGCTGCTCGACGCGCTACGGCCGCTGGGGTGCGTCGGCGGGTTCACGACCAGGGTCGCCACGGCCGACCTCGCGACCGACGACCCGCTGCTGCTGCCGCGGCTGGACACCAACGACCTGCCGCTGCGCGCGGCGGCGTAG
- a CDS encoding MBOAT family protein has product MLFSAPEFFAFFLLYLLLHVVVPARHRLALVIVASTVFYGWWNWRYVWIPHALMLLAYLGVLWMERAAADPDRKRRMVGLVAALLLPLAFVKYTDFIYADVLGPAFGWTGKPLGIALPLGISFVTFTLIAYVVDVYRRTYPVERRLGLLTGLVLYFPHLIAGPILRPHELMPQLARRQSARRALGRRLVFGLAVFSLGLFKKLVLADPLADAVDRVYMGQGSLTAFDYLLAIYGFTLQIYCDFSGYTDMAIGVALAIGVRLPTNFRQPYASVSIVEFWRRWHITLSTWLRDYLYIPLGGNRGGKVRQILNLLITMLLGGLWHGANWTFVVWGALHGAAIGLVHMVRWSPFAGVVAAVPRWVWLFVTFNFVTWVWVPFRAGALGLQSGGQSGGETVVGAMVRVATGPFTAPAGDIAAFAAANAFPLTLLAVFVLTHRWDDHRVIRRWTSRLPQAVFWPAIGLVWALAITLSQGSSKKFVYFDF; this is encoded by the coding sequence GTGCTCTTCAGCGCGCCCGAATTCTTCGCGTTCTTCCTCCTCTACCTGCTGCTGCACGTGGTCGTGCCGGCGCGGCACCGGCTGGCGCTCGTCATCGTCGCCAGCACGGTGTTCTACGGCTGGTGGAACTGGCGCTACGTCTGGATCCCGCACGCGCTGATGCTGCTGGCCTATCTCGGCGTGCTGTGGATGGAGCGCGCGGCGGCCGATCCCGACCGCAAGCGCCGCATGGTCGGACTGGTGGCGGCGCTGCTGCTGCCGCTGGCGTTCGTTAAGTACACCGACTTCATCTACGCCGACGTGCTCGGCCCGGCCTTCGGCTGGACCGGCAAGCCGCTGGGGATCGCGCTGCCGCTGGGCATCAGCTTCGTTACCTTCACGCTGATCGCCTACGTGGTCGACGTCTACCGCCGCACCTATCCGGTCGAGCGCCGTCTCGGCCTGCTGACCGGGCTCGTGCTCTACTTCCCGCACCTGATCGCGGGCCCGATCCTGCGGCCGCACGAGCTGATGCCGCAGCTCGCGCGCCGCCAGTCGGCGCGCCGCGCGCTCGGCCGGCGGCTGGTGTTCGGGCTGGCGGTGTTCTCGCTCGGGCTGTTCAAGAAGCTGGTGCTTGCCGATCCGCTCGCCGACGCCGTCGACCGCGTCTACATGGGGCAGGGAAGCCTGACGGCGTTCGACTACCTGCTGGCGATCTACGGCTTCACGCTGCAGATCTACTGCGATTTCAGCGGCTACACCGACATGGCGATCGGCGTGGCGCTGGCGATCGGGGTGCGGCTGCCGACCAATTTCCGCCAGCCCTACGCGTCGGTGTCGATCGTCGAGTTCTGGCGCCGCTGGCACATCACGCTGAGCACCTGGCTGCGCGACTATCTCTACATCCCGCTCGGCGGCAACCGCGGCGGCAAGGTCCGCCAGATCCTCAATCTGCTGATCACGATGCTGCTCGGCGGGCTGTGGCACGGCGCCAACTGGACGTTCGTCGTGTGGGGCGCGCTGCACGGCGCCGCCATCGGTCTGGTCCACATGGTCCGCTGGTCGCCCTTCGCCGGCGTCGTGGCCGCGGTTCCGCGCTGGGTGTGGTTGTTCGTCACGTTCAACTTCGTGACCTGGGTGTGGGTGCCGTTCCGCGCCGGCGCGTTGGGACTGCAGAGCGGCGGGCAGTCCGGCGGCGAGACCGTCGTCGGCGCGATGGTGCGCGTGGCGACTGGCCCGTTCACGGCCCCGGCCGGCGACATCGCGGCGTTCGCCGCCGCCAACGCGTTTCCGTTGACGCTGCTGGCGGTGTTCGTGCTGACCCACCGCTGGGACGATCACCGGGTCATCCGCCGCTGGACCAGCCGCCTGCCGCAGGCGGTGTTCTGGCCGGCGATCGGGCTGGTCTGGGCCCTGGCCATCACGCTCAGCCAGGGCAGCTCCAAGAAATTCGTCTATTTCGACTTCTGA
- a CDS encoding SGNH/GDSL hydrolase family protein codes for MKNILSSIALFAVSTIVALGIGEAALRFKNGDMRNYDIEMWRYALELKKRAADPVLGHEHVRGRSAKLQSVDIRINEDGLRGGPTPPVVPGQRRILFLGSSVTLGWGVPENETVEARLEEMLRKAGENVVVMNAGIGNYNAERYAQRFLTTMTHLQPTDIVVHYFVRDAERLDAGGGNWLLRNSQLAVTLWIALSRVTGKAGEKSLEEHYKAVYAPDQPGYKSMIEALKRLKTYADSKGIRVYLAMTPDVHDLVDYKFDFIHERVKAIAAADGFTYVDLLPAMRNRTPQELWSMPGDPHPNGLGHRLMAEAIFPAIRRGN; via the coding sequence GTGAAGAACATCCTCTCCTCCATCGCCCTGTTCGCCGTGTCGACGATCGTCGCGCTCGGGATCGGCGAGGCCGCGCTGCGCTTCAAGAACGGCGACATGCGCAACTACGACATCGAGATGTGGCGCTACGCGCTGGAGCTGAAGAAGCGCGCCGCCGACCCCGTGCTCGGCCACGAGCACGTGCGCGGCAGGTCGGCGAAACTCCAGTCGGTCGACATCCGCATCAACGAGGACGGCCTGCGCGGCGGTCCGACGCCGCCGGTCGTCCCCGGCCAGCGCCGCATCCTGTTCCTCGGCAGCTCGGTGACGCTGGGCTGGGGCGTGCCGGAGAACGAGACGGTCGAGGCGCGGCTGGAGGAGATGCTGCGCAAGGCCGGCGAGAACGTCGTCGTCATGAACGCGGGCATCGGCAACTACAACGCCGAGCGCTACGCCCAGCGCTTCCTGACCACGATGACGCACCTCCAGCCGACCGACATCGTCGTGCACTATTTCGTGCGCGACGCCGAGCGGCTCGACGCCGGCGGCGGCAACTGGCTGCTGCGCAACAGCCAGCTCGCCGTCACGCTGTGGATCGCGCTGTCGCGGGTCACCGGGAAGGCCGGCGAGAAGTCGCTGGAGGAGCACTACAAGGCGGTCTACGCGCCCGACCAGCCCGGCTACAAGTCGATGATCGAGGCGCTCAAGCGGCTGAAGACCTACGCCGACTCCAAGGGCATCCGCGTCTACCTCGCGATGACGCCCGACGTGCACGACCTCGTCGACTACAAGTTCGACTTCATCCACGAGCGGGTGAAGGCCATCGCGGCCGCCGACGGCTTCACCTACGTCGACCTGCTGCCGGCGATGCGCAACCGCACGCCGCAGGAGCTGTGGTCGATGCCCGGCGACCCGCATCCCAACGGCCTCGGCCACCGCCTGATGGCCGAGGCGATCTTCCCCGCCATCCGCCGCGGGAACTAG
- the neuC gene encoding UDP-N-acetylglucosamine 2-epimerase (hydrolyzing) — MTARPRKICVAVTARPSYARIRSALTAIHARDDLELQLIAAGSALSDDYGNVADVIEAEGFRIHRRVSMGTESGTLVGQARSTGAGLTAMADAFDALKPDWVVSVADRFETMATAVAAAYMNIPLAHVQGGEVTGNIDEKVRHAVTKLADLHLVANDKAQERVVRMGERLGRVIVTGCPSIDVARAAIADARAGDAVLARLEADSGLPLRDGFVVVAQHPVTSEHGEAAAQTRETAAAVAELGLPALWFWPNVDAGSDGVSATLRELRAAGRLPRVAFFRNLPPEDFISLLDRSRAIVGNSSVAIRECAWLGVPAVNIGSRQSGRDRGLNVQDVNYDAVEILAALRRQTRAGRHPRDTLYGDGHAGAKIAEALATSPPLIEKRLTYDI; from the coding sequence GTGACGGCGCGGCCGCGCAAGATCTGCGTCGCCGTCACCGCGCGCCCGAGCTACGCCCGCATCCGCTCGGCGCTGACGGCGATCCACGCGCGCGACGACCTCGAGCTGCAGTTGATCGCCGCCGGCTCGGCGCTGAGCGACGACTACGGCAACGTCGCCGACGTGATCGAGGCCGAGGGCTTCAGGATCCACCGGCGCGTCTCGATGGGCACGGAGAGCGGCACCCTGGTCGGCCAGGCCCGCTCGACCGGCGCCGGATTGACGGCGATGGCCGACGCCTTCGACGCGCTGAAGCCCGACTGGGTGGTCAGCGTCGCCGACCGGTTCGAGACCATGGCGACCGCCGTGGCGGCGGCCTACATGAACATCCCGCTCGCGCACGTCCAGGGCGGCGAGGTCACCGGCAACATCGACGAGAAGGTGCGCCACGCCGTCACCAAGCTCGCCGATCTGCACCTGGTCGCCAACGACAAGGCGCAGGAGCGGGTCGTGCGCATGGGCGAGCGGCTCGGCCGGGTCATCGTCACGGGCTGCCCGTCGATCGACGTGGCGCGCGCCGCCATCGCCGACGCGCGCGCCGGCGACGCCGTCCTGGCGCGGCTCGAGGCGGATTCCGGGTTGCCGCTGCGGGACGGCTTCGTCGTGGTGGCGCAGCACCCCGTCACCAGCGAGCACGGCGAGGCCGCGGCGCAGACGCGCGAGACCGCCGCGGCGGTCGCCGAGCTCGGCCTGCCGGCGCTGTGGTTCTGGCCCAACGTCGACGCCGGATCGGACGGGGTGTCGGCGACGCTGCGCGAGCTGCGCGCCGCCGGCCGCCTGCCGCGCGTCGCGTTCTTCCGAAACCTGCCGCCCGAGGATTTCATCTCGCTGCTCGACCGCAGCCGCGCCATCGTCGGCAATTCCAGCGTCGCGATCCGCGAATGCGCCTGGCTCGGCGTGCCGGCCGTGAACATCGGCTCGCGGCAGTCCGGCCGCGACCGCGGGCTCAACGTCCAGGACGTCAACTACGACGCCGTCGAGATCCTCGCGGCCCTGCGCCGGCAGACCCGCGCCGGCCGCCATCCGCGCGACACGCTGTACGGCGACGGCCACGCCGGCGCCAAGATCGCCGAGGCGCTGGCGACGTCGCCGCCGCTGATCGAGAAACGCCTGACCTACGACATCTGA
- a CDS encoding lysophospholipase, whose amino-acid sequence MSAAALALTAGCAPVVAPAGPAVGAPALDGSRILASDGAVLPLRVWPADGPGRPKAVIVALHGFGDYSGAFEDPAPAWAARGIATYAFDQRGFGDGPNRGRWAGVETMVDDALAAVALVAARHPGKPVYLLGESMGGAVALTAAGRLASRPEHGAAPAGLILIGPAVRSRDTIGALGRSGLWFFAHVAPWHPVGPTSIDFQPSNNRRMLERYSRDPKVLRYPRFDMIWGLADLMDSGRAAVPGIATPYLLLYGLNDRIIPEGPMRGAIAALPRRADSRLAFYPKGYHMLLRDLDAEALHRDIADWILDKGAPLASGADRQRPDLLALWGTAL is encoded by the coding sequence GTGAGCGCTGCGGCGCTGGCGCTGACGGCCGGCTGCGCGCCCGTCGTGGCGCCGGCGGGGCCGGCGGTCGGGGCGCCGGCGCTCGACGGTTCGCGAATCCTGGCGTCCGACGGCGCGGTGTTGCCGTTGCGCGTGTGGCCGGCGGATGGCCCGGGCAGGCCGAAGGCGGTGATCGTCGCCCTGCACGGCTTTGGGGACTACTCCGGCGCGTTCGAGGATCCGGCGCCGGCCTGGGCGGCGCGCGGCATCGCGACCTACGCGTTCGACCAGCGCGGTTTCGGCGACGGCCCCAACCGCGGACGCTGGGCCGGGGTCGAGACGATGGTCGACGACGCGCTGGCGGCGGTCGCGCTGGTCGCGGCGCGGCATCCCGGCAAGCCCGTGTACCTGCTGGGCGAGAGCATGGGCGGGGCCGTGGCGCTCACGGCCGCCGGCCGTCTGGCCTCGCGTCCCGAACACGGCGCGGCGCCTGCGGGCTTGATCCTGATCGGCCCGGCGGTGCGCTCGCGCGACACGATCGGGGCGCTCGGCCGGTCGGGACTGTGGTTCTTCGCCCATGTCGCGCCCTGGCACCCGGTCGGCCCGACCTCGATCGATTTCCAGCCGTCGAACAACCGGCGCATGCTGGAACGCTATTCGCGCGATCCGAAAGTGCTGCGCTATCCGCGGTTCGACATGATCTGGGGCCTCGCCGACCTGATGGATTCCGGGCGCGCCGCCGTGCCGGGGATCGCGACGCCGTATCTGCTGCTCTACGGCCTGAACGACCGCATCATTCCCGAGGGGCCGATGCGCGGCGCCATCGCGGCGTTGCCCCGTCGTGCCGATTCGCGGCTGGCGTTCTATCCCAAGGGCTACCACATGCTGCTGCGCGATCTCGACGCCGAGGCGCTGCACCGCGACATCGCCGACTGGATCCTCGACAAGGGCGCGCCGTTGGCGTCCGGCGCCGACCGCCAGCGCCCCGACCTGCTGGCGCTGTGGGGGACCGCGCTTTGA
- a CDS encoding zinc-finger domain-containing protein, producing MAETKPPETIEVETDRVGCDGGGGALGHPKVFLNLGKDGEVHCPYCGRLYRLKAGAHVHHAH from the coding sequence ATGGCCGAAACCAAGCCGCCCGAGACGATCGAAGTCGAGACCGACCGCGTCGGTTGCGACGGCGGCGGCGGCGCGCTCGGCCACCCCAAGGTGTTCCTCAACCTCGGCAAGGACGGCGAGGTCCATTGTCCCTACTGCGGCCGGCTCTACCGCCTGAAGGCCGGCGCCCACGTCCACCACGCCCACTGA
- a CDS encoding MaoC family dehydratase N-terminal domain-containing protein, with amino-acid sequence MRTLGGGLYYTDLKVGEKFRTQGRTIFEADLVNFISCTGMNELLFNNIEYIENHSPTKKRLVPGALVYSFAEGLLIPVSIQGTGMAFLSMSLDVKGPSFVGDTIHVECEVTEVRPTSKDPTRGLVRTMNQVKNQRGETVLTYDPLRMVRGRP; translated from the coding sequence ATGCGCACGCTCGGTGGCGGCCTGTACTACACGGACCTGAAGGTCGGCGAGAAATTCCGGACCCAGGGCCGCACGATCTTCGAGGCCGACCTGGTGAATTTCATCTCCTGCACGGGGATGAACGAGCTTCTGTTCAACAACATCGAGTACATCGAGAACCACTCGCCGACGAAGAAGCGGCTGGTGCCCGGCGCGCTGGTCTACAGCTTCGCCGAGGGGTTGCTGATCCCGGTGTCGATCCAGGGCACCGGCATGGCGTTCCTGAGCATGTCGCTGGACGTCAAGGGGCCGAGCTTCGTCGGCGACACGATCCACGTCGAATGCGAGGTGACAGAGGTGCGGCCGACGTCGAAGGATCCGACCCGCGGCCTGGTGCGCACCATGAACCAGGTGAAGAACCAGCGCGGCGAGACGGTGCTGACCTACGATCCGCTGCGCATGGTGCGCGGCCGGCCATGA
- a CDS encoding crotonase/enoyl-CoA hydratase family protein has protein sequence MSKVVVEHDGPLTIVSINRFAEARNAVDAETAVLLRAAFEAFDRDDQRSVAILTGAGGGFCAGYDLKTVAGDTPRALHDPEGPGPMGPSRLLLSKPVIAAVEGYAVAGGLELALWCDLRVASGTAKFGVFCRRWGVPLIDGGTVRLPRLIGHSRALDMILTGREIGAEEAFAWGLANRLAPAGGALAAAKELALSLTRFPQLCLRSDRLSSYEQWNLSVPDALRNEGRRGMAALTREARAGAGRFAAGKGRGGDFGDL, from the coding sequence ATGAGCAAGGTCGTCGTCGAGCACGACGGTCCGCTGACGATCGTCTCGATCAACCGCTTCGCGGAGGCGCGAAACGCCGTCGACGCCGAGACGGCCGTGCTGCTGCGCGCGGCCTTCGAGGCGTTCGACCGCGACGACCAACGATCCGTTGCGATCCTCACCGGCGCCGGCGGCGGCTTCTGCGCCGGCTACGACCTGAAGACGGTCGCCGGCGACACGCCGCGCGCGCTCCACGATCCCGAGGGGCCGGGCCCGATGGGTCCGTCGCGTCTGCTGCTGTCGAAGCCGGTGATCGCCGCCGTCGAGGGCTACGCCGTGGCCGGCGGGCTCGAGCTGGCGCTCTGGTGCGACCTGCGCGTGGCCTCGGGCACCGCCAAATTCGGCGTGTTCTGCCGGCGCTGGGGGGTGCCGTTGATCGACGGCGGCACCGTGCGGCTGCCGCGGCTGATCGGCCACAGCCGGGCGCTGGACATGATCCTCACCGGCCGCGAGATCGGCGCCGAGGAGGCGTTCGCCTGGGGCCTGGCCAACCGGCTCGCGCCGGCCGGCGGCGCGCTGGCGGCGGCGAAGGAGCTGGCGCTGTCGTTGACGCGCTTCCCGCAGCTCTGCCTGCGCAGCGACCGGCTGTCGTCGTACGAGCAGTGGAACCTGTCGGTGCCCGACGCGCTGCGCAACGAGGGACGGCGCGGCATGGCGGCGCTGACCCGCGAGGCGCGCGCGGGCGCCGGCCGGTTCGCCGCCGGCAAGGGCCGCGGCGGCGATTTCGGAGATCTGTGA